A window of the Cannabis sativa cultivar Pink pepper isolate KNU-18-1 chromosome X, ASM2916894v1, whole genome shotgun sequence genome harbors these coding sequences:
- the LOC115717958 gene encoding pentatricopeptide repeat-containing protein At4g33170, with product MSLSKKGVYSTESTASKITRLNPNAAEFVPSGFRSSFSGSTSAANSTSLFSSSGSLGKAVLDRTESSVSNNSDEEAHQYWRRQLPDDITPDFKVMGEDESQTIGNLTLSGLSLHDESEVSRFSPTSGGGFQLNETHTNGSFTEKLRLSGLGYGDDLSSASYLNMSAQPWDKQILNGNSQLVGNGGQDANPYDGLSQHAFMSDMFGEQVEDNDINPVEFLASQFPGFAAESLAEVYFANGCDLNLTVEMLIQLEHQVDNGFSPNPSPKTLSSPNLTAMDFPALNPTDGQNVSRKYTGDEFQQSGYPYRSSDKESLLLFKSSSSIPSRGSVDFATAVRKLAAQDSGGWKYERNNSTDAAIGSSRSGHSLASNYSSGHGRGTYGDRLQSRGSARAAPVWLETGEAVANMYSEQREEARDHARLRNAYFEQARQAYLVGNKALAKELSVKGQLHNMRMKEAHGKAQESIYRMRNPVAPEMQGNGRGNERMIDLHGLHVSEAIHVLKQKLSLLRSTARATEQRLQVYICVGTGHHTRGSRTPARLPIAVQRYLLEEEGLDYSEPQPGLLRVLIAVILKLLRPKNALPEMPFQSDLRPVAAIITSIKNPSVYSLRSLFTSLSTPTSHSLPFSSSSTSPWFSVLRSAVATADLSLGKRAHALIIRTGQDPDRFLTNNLITMYSKCGSLLYARYLFDKSPDRDLVTWNSILAAIAQSADSKIENIQEGFDVFRNLREYFVSTSRLTLAPLLKLCLLSGYVWASEAVHCYAVKIGLEWDVFVSGALVNIYSKFGRIKEARGLFDLMPERDVVLWNVMLKVYLEMGLEKEVVYLFNEFHQSGLRPDDVTMRCVISGINKLGSDKCGRYLDQVQAYSTKLSLYRDDSDVYVWNKTLSEYLQVGEKRLAISCFVNMIRSMVKFDVVTLVVILSAVLGTHDLELGKQIHCVAVKSGFDSEVSIANSLINMYSKLGSAYFARKVFKYMEELDLISWNSMISSCSQSGLEEESVNLFRDLLDTGVVPDQFTLASVLRACSSLKEGLPIARQVHVHVVKLGKIADKFVSTALIDVYSRSGKMEDAEVVLHKKVEFDLASWNAMMFGYIIGNKSHKALELLSLMHKLGERADEITLAAATKASGSLVALEQGKQIHGHVSKTGFDGDLCVISGILDMYIKCGDMVSANTVFADIPTPDDVAWTTMISGCVENGDEDRALSIYHQMRLAGIQPDEYTFATLVKASSCLTALEQGRQIHANVIKLDCASDPFVGTSLVDMYAKCGNIESAYCLFKRMDVKNVALWNALLVGLAQHGDAKEALNLFKCMVGNNIEPDRVTFVGVLSACSHSGLISEAYGYFSSMHKDYGIEPEIEHYACLVDALGRSGRVREAENLISSMPFKASASMYRALLGACRVQGDTETGKRVAEQLLVLEPSDSAAYVLLSNMYAATNRWDEASNARKQMKSKNVKKDPGFSWIDVKNKMHLFVVDDKSHPESDLIYDKVEDLIRRIREEGYVPDTDFVLVDVEEEEKERALYYHSEKLAIAYGLLRCPPSTTITVIKNLRVCGDCHNAIKHISKVSQREIVLRDANRFHRFRNGICSCGDYW from the exons ATGAGCTTATCCAAGAAAGGAGTCTATTCGACTGAGAGCACTGCTAGTAAGATAACAAGGTTGAATCCAAATGCAGCTGAATTTGTTCCTTCTGGCTTCAGGTCTTCATTTTCGGGGAGCACTAGTGCAGCGAATTCAACGTCTTTGTTTTCTTCGTCAGGAAGTTTAGGAAAGGCGGTGTTAGATAGAACAGAGTCATCTGTGTCGAATAATTCTGATGAAGAGGCTCATCAGTATTGGCGTCGCCAACTCCCCGATGATATCACCCCCGATTTTAAGGTTATGGGAGAAGATGAATCCCAAACCATTGGAAATCTTACTTTGTCTGGCTTGTCTTTACACGATGAAAGTGAAGTAAGCAGGTTTTCGCCTACCAGTGGTGGTGGATTTCAGTTGAATGAGACTCACACTAATGGCTCTTTTACTGAGAAGTTGAGACTTTCCGGTTTGGGCTAtggtgatgatctttcttcGGCGAGTTATTTAAATATGTCAGCTCAGCCTTGGGATAAGCAGATTTTGAATGGTAATAGTCAGCTTGTTGGGAATGGTGGTCAGGATGCGAATCCTTACGATGGCCTTTCTCAACACGCGTTTATGAGTGATATGTTCGGTGAACAAGTGGAAGATAATGATATCAATCCTGTAGAGTTTTTGGCATCACAATTCCCCGGCTTTGCAGCTGAAAGCCTTGCAGAGGTGTATTTTGCCAATGGCTGTGACCTGAACTTGACTGTTGAAATGTTAATCCAGTTAGAG CATCAAGTTGATAATGGTTTCAGTCCAAATCCAAGCCCAAAGACCTTATCTTCTCCTAATCTCACCGCAATGGACTTTCCTGCACTTAATCCAACAGATGGTCAGAACGTTTCTCGAAAGTACACTGGCGATGAATTCCAGCAAAGTGGCTATCCTTATCGGTCTTCTGACAAGGAGAGCTTGCTTTTATTCAAGTCCAGCTCTTCCATTCCATCGAGAGGCAGTGTAGATTTTGCTACAGCTGTTAGGAAATTGGCTGCCCAGGATTCTGGTGGGTGGAAATACGAACGGAATAATTCTACAGATGCCGCTATTGGCTCAAGTAGAAGTGGCCATTCTTTAGCAAGTAATTACAGCAGCGGGCATGGAAGAGGTACCTACGGTGATAGGTTACAGTCACGGGGTTCTGCTCGAGCTGCTCCTGTTTGGCTCGAAACTGGAGAAGCTGTTG CAAATATGTATTCCGAACAAAGGGAGGAAGCTCGTGATCATGCACGACTACGTAATGCATATTTTGAGCAG GCTCGCCAAGCATACCTTGTTGGTAATAAGGCTCTTGCAAAGGAATTGAGTGTGAAAGGGCAACTTCACAACATGCGAATGAAGGAAGCTCATGGAAAAGCTCAAGAATCGATATATCGGATGAG GAACCCAGTTGCTCCCGAGATGCAAGGCAACGGTAGAGGAAACGAGAGGATGATAGATTTACACGGGCTACACGTAAGTGAAGCTATTCATGTCCTGAAACAGAAACTCTCTCTCCTTAGAAGCACTGCAAGGGCAACCGAGCAACGACTGCAGGTATATATCTGCGTTGGAACAGGCCACCACACTAGAGGCTCCCGCACACCAGCCAGACTTCCAATTGCTGTACAAAGATACCTTCTCGAAGAAGAAGGCCTTGATTACTCCGAGCCACAACCAGGGCTTCTTCGAGTTTT AATAGCCGTTATATTAAAGCTCCTCCGTCCGAAGAATGCTCTACCGGAAATGCCATTCCAATCCGACCTCAGGCCGGTGGCAGCCATTATCACCTCTATAAAAAACCCATCTGTATACTCTCTTCGCTCTCTCTTCACTTCCCTCTCTACTCCCACTTCTCACTCTCTCCCATTCTCCTCTTCTTCCACTTCGCCATGGTTTTCTGTTCTCCGTTCCGCCGTCGCCACCGCCGACTTATCACTCGGAAAGCGAGCTCACGCTCTTATCATAAGAACTGGGCAAGACCCAGATCGTTTTCTGACGAACAATCTCATTACAATGTACTCTAAATGTGGGTCTCTTTTATATGCACGATACCTGTTCGATAAAAGTCCTGACAGAGACCTTGTTACTTGGAACTCTATTTTAGCTGCCATTGCTCAATCTGCTGACTCTAAAATTGAGAATATTCAAGAGGGTTTTGATGTTTTTCGTAATCTTCGTGAGTATTTTGTATCAACTAGTAGACTTACTTTGGCACCATTGCTTAAGCTTTGTTTATTATCTGGTTATGTTTGGGCTTCTGAGGCTGTTCATTGTTATGCTGTTAAGATTGGACTTGAATGGGATGTGTTTGTTTCTGGTGCTCTTGTCAATATTTATTCGAAATTCGGGAGAATTAAAGAGGCTCGCGGTTTGTTTGATTTGATGCCTGAAAGAGATGTTGTGTTGTGGAATGTAATGCTTAAGGTGTACTTGGAAATGGGTCTTGAAAAAGAAGTAGTTTATCTCTTTAATGAGTTTCATCAGAGTGGGTTACGACCTGATGATGTTACTATGCGTTGTGTTATTTCTGGGATTAACAAACTTGGTTCTGATAAATGTGGTAGGTACTTGGACCAGGTTCAAGCTTACTCAACTAAATTATCTTTGTATAGAGATGATTCGGATGTGTATGTATGGAACAAGACACTCTCTGAATATCTTCAAGTTGGTGAGAAAAGGCTTGCTATTAGTTGCTTTGTTAATATGATTAGATCAATGGTGAAGTTTGATGTTGTTACTTTAGTAGTTATCTTAAGTGCAGTTTTGGGTACACATGATTTGGAGTTGGGGAAACAGATTCATTGTGTTGCTGTGAAATCAGGTTTTGATTCTGAAGTTTCTATTGCTAATAGTCTAATCAATATGTATTCAAAGTTAGGTTCTGCTTATTTTGCTCGAAAAGTGTTTAAATACATGGAAGAGTTGGACTTGATTTCTTGGAACTCAATGATTTCGAGTTGTAGTCAGAGTGGTTTAGAGGAGGAATCTGTGAACCTATTTAGAGATTTATTGGATACTGGTGTAGTACCCGATCAATTTACGCTAGCAAGTGTTTTGAGGGCTTGTTCTTCACTTAAAGAAGGGTTACCCATTGCTAGACAGGTACATGTTCATGTAGTTAAGCTTGGTAAAATAGCTGATAAATTTGTTTCAACAGCACTTATTGATGTTTATTCAAGAAGTGGAAAGATGGAAGATGCTGAGGTTGTTTTACACAAGAAAGTTGAATTTGACTTGGCTTCTTGGAACGCCATGATGTTCGGGTACATCATTGGTAATAAGAGTCACAAAGCATTGGAACTTTTGAGTCTTATGCATAAACTTGGAGAGAGGGCTGATGAGATTACTTTAGCTGCTGCCACGAAAGCTTCCGGTTCCTTGGTAGCACTGGAACAAGGCAAGCAAATTCATGGCCATGTTTCAAAAACAGGGTTTGATGGGGATTTGTGTGTCATTAGTGGGATCTTAGATATGTATATAAAATGTGGAGATATGGTAAGTGCTAACACAGTGTTTGCTGATATCCCTACACCTGATGATGTTGCTTGGACAACAATGATATCGGGATGTGTTGAAAATGGCGATGAGGATCGTGCTCTTTCTATATATCATCAGATGAGGCTGGCCGGAATCCAACCTGATGAATATACCTTTGCTACCTTAGTCAAAGCTAGCTCATGCCTTACAGCATTGGAACAAGGGAGACAAATTCATGCTAATGTGATAAAGTTGGATTGTGCTTCCGATCCTTTTGTTGGGACATCGTTAGTTGACATGTATGCCAAGTGCGGGAATATAGAAAGTGCTTATTGCTTGTTCAAAAGGATGGACGTTAAAAATGTCGCCTTGTGGAATGCTTTGTTAGTTGGTTTAGCTCAACATGGAGATGCCAAAGAAGCTCTTAATCTTTTCAAATGTATGGTTGGTAATAATATCGAACCCGATAGAGTTACATTTGTTGGGGTGCTTTCAGCTTGTAGCCATTCTGGTTTAATTTCAGAAGCTTATGGATATTTCTCTTCAATGCATAAAGATTATGGCATCGAGCCAGAGATTGAGCATTATGCTTGTCTTGTTGATGCCCTTGGCCGATCTGGACGTGTAAGAGAGGCAGAAAATCTGATCTCATCAATGCCTTTTAAAGCTTCAGCATCAATGTACAGAGCCCTGCTCGGTGCTTGTAGAGTTCAAGGGGACACTGAAACTGGAAAACGAGTGGCAGAACAGCTCTTGGTTTTGGAGCCATCTGATTCAGCTGCGTATGTTCTTCTATCTAACATGTATGCAGCTACAAATCGTTGGGATGAGGCTAGTAATGCTCGAAAACAGATGAAGAGTAAAAATGTGAAAAAGGACCCGGGTTTCAGCTGGATTGATGTGAAGAACAAGATGCATTTGTTTGTGGTTGATGATAAATCCCATCCTGAAAGTGATTTGATTTATGACAAGGTTGAGGACTTAATCAGAAGAATTCGAGAAGAAGGGTATGTCCCCGATACGGATTTCGTGTTGGTTGATGTGGAAGAAGAGGAAAAAGAGCGAGCTTTGTATTACCATAGTGAGAAGCTAGCAATTGCTTATGGACTCCTAAGGTGTCCTCCTTCAACCACCATAACAGTGATTAAAAATCTTAGAGTCTGTGGAGATTGCCATAATGCTATCAAACATATTTCAAAGGTTTCTCAACGAGAAATTGTATTGAGAGATGCAAATCGGTTCCATCGTTTTAGGAATGGAATCTGCTCCTGTGGTGATTACTGGTAA
- the LOC115705991 gene encoding pentatricopeptide repeat-containing protein At4g33170 has product MQFQSQPFCRISLYVLTSQSLPFSSSSSPWFSILGSAAATADLSLGKCAHAKIIRTGEIPDRFLTNNLITMYSKCGSLVYARHLFNRTNYRDLVTWNSILAAISRSAESKFENIQEGFSVFRNLRESFISTSPFSLAPMLKLCLLSGYVWASETVHGYAIKICLEQDTFVSGALVNIYSKFRRISEARALFDSMPEKDVVLWNVMLKVYLDMGLEEEVLYLFTEFHRSGLHPNDVTMCCVISGINKLGFDKCSSRYLQQVQAYSTKLSLYKDDSDAYMWNKTLSKYLQVGEKWLAINCFINMIRSKVKYDVVTLVVMLSTISGTHDLELGKQIHCIIVKSGFDSELSIANSLINMYSKLGSVYFARKVFKYMKDLDLISWNSMISSCTRSGLEEESMSLFKDLLDFGVVPDQFTLASVLRACSSLKEGLSLARQVHVHAVKLGKVADRFVSTALVDVYSRCGKIEEAEVVLHKQVEFDLVSWNAMMFGYIICNKSHKALELLSLMHKIGERVDEITLATATKASGSLVALEQGKQIHGHVTKVGFGVDLCVGSGILDMYVKCGDMVNANIVFFEISVPDDVAWTTMISGCVENGHVDRALSIYHQMREFGVQPDEYAFATLVKVCSSITTLELGRQIHANVIKLDYAFDPFVGTSLVDMYAKCGSIEDAYCLFKKMDVKDVTLWNALLVGLAQHGDVEKALNLFKCMVDNHIEPDKVTFLGVLFACSHSGLISEAYRYFASMHKDYGIEPDVEHYAYLVDALARFGHVREAEKLIASMPSKASTSIYRTLLGACRIEGDIETGRRVVKRLLALEPSDSASYVLLSNMCAASNCWDEVSNTRKMMKRKNVKKDSGYSWIIVKEFHEKHEMY; this is encoded by the coding sequence ATGCAATTCCAATCACAGCCATTCTGTAGAATTTCTCTTTATGTTCTCACATCTCAGTCTCTCCCTTTCTCGTCTTCTTCTTCGCCATGGTTCTCTATTCTCGGCTCTGCTGCTGCCACTGCTGACTTATCACTTGGCAAGTGTGCTCATGCTAAAATCATAAGAACAGGGGAAATTCCAGATCGTTTTCTGACCAACAATCTTATTACCATGTACTCTAAATGTGGTTCTCTCGTATATGCGCGCCACTTGTTCAATAGAACTAACTATAGAGACCTTGTGACTTGGAACTCCATTCTAGCTGCCATATCTCGATCTGCTGAATCTAAATTCGAGAATATTCAAGAGGGTTTTAGTGTTTTTCGTAATCTTCGTGAGTCTTTCATATCAACTAGTCCATTTAGTTTGGCACCGATGCTTAAGCTTTGTTTACTCTCGGGATATGTTTGGGCTTCTGAGACTGTTCATGGCTATGCTATTAAAATTTGCCTTGAACAGGATACGTTTGTTTCTGGTGCTCTTGTCAATATTTATTCGAAATTCAGGAGGATTAGCGAGGCTCGTGCTTTGTTTGATTCCATGCCCGAAAAGGATGTTGTGTTGTGGAATGTAATGCTCAAGGTGTACTTGGACATGGGTCTTGAAGAAGAAGTACTTTATCTCTTCACCGAGTTTCATCGAAGTGGGTTACACCCTAATGATGTTACTATGTGTTGTGTTATTTCTGGGATTAACAAACTTGGATTTGATAAGTGCAGTAGTAGGTATCTACAGCAGGTTCAAGCATATTCAACTAAATTATCTTTGTATAAAGATGATTCAGATGCATACATGTGGAACAAGACACTTTCGAAGTATCTTCAAGTGGGTGAAAAATGGCTTGCTATTAATTGTTTTATCAATATGATTAGATCAAAGGTGAAGTATGATGTTGTTACTTTAGTAGTTATGTTAAGTACAATCTCAGGTACACATGATCTAGAGTTAGGAAAACAGATTCACTGTATTATTGTGAAATCAGGTTTTGATTCTGAACTTTCTATTGCAAATAGTCTAATCAATATGTATTCGAAGTTAGGTTCGGTTTATTTTGCTCGGAAAGTGTTCAAATACATGAAAGATTTGGACTTAATTTCTTGGAACTCGATGATTTCGAGTTGTACTCGAAGTGGTTTAGAGGAGGAATCTATGAGCCTATTTAAAGATTTACTGGATTTCGGTGTAGTACCTGATCAATTTACACtagcaagtgttttaagggctTGCTCTTCTCTTAAAGAAGGGTTATCCCTTGCTAGACAGGTACATGTTCATGCAGTTAAACTTGGTAAAGTAGCTGATAGATTTGTTTCAACAGCACTTGTTGATGTTTATTCTAGATGTGGAAAGATAGAAGAGGCAGAGGTTGTTCTACACAAACAAGTTGAATTTGACTTGGTTTCATGGAATGCCATGATGTTTGGTTACATAATTTGTAATAAGAGTCACAAAGCATTGGAACTTTTGAGTCTCATGCATAAAATTGGAGAAAGGGTAGATGAGATTACTTTAGCAACTGCTACCAAAGCTTCTGGTTCCTTGGTAGCATTGGAACAAGGCAAGCAAATTCACGGTCATGTTACTAAAGTAGGGTTTGGTGTAGATTTGTGTGTCGGTAGTGGAATCCTAGATATGTATGTAAAATGTGGAGACATGGTAAACGCTAATATCGTGTTTTTTGAAATCTCTGTCCCTGATGATGTTGCGTGGACAACAATGATATCTGGATGCGTTGAAAATGGTCATGTGGATCGCGCTCTTTCAATTTATCATCAGATGAGAGAGTTCGGTGTCCAACCTGATGAATACGCTTTTGCTACCCTAGTCAAAGTGTGTTCGAGCATAACAACATTGGAACTAGGAAGACAAATTCATGCAAATGTGATAAAGTTGGATTATGCCTTTGACCCTTTTGTTGGGACATCATTAGTTGACATGTATGCCAAGTGTGGGAGTATAGAAGATGCCTATTGCTTGTTCAAAAAAATGGATGTTAAAGATGTCACCTTGTGGAATGCTTTGTTGGTTGGCTTAGCTCAACATGGAGATGTTGAAAAAGCTCTTAACCTTTTCAAATGTATGGTTGATAATCATATTGAGCCTGATAAAGTTACATTTCTTGGGGTGCTTTTCGCATGTAGCCATTCTGGTTTAATTTCAGAAGCTTATAGATATTTCGCTTCAATGCATAAAGATTATGGCATTGAGCCCGATGTTGAGCATTATGCTTATCTAGTTGATGCCCTCGCTCGATTTGGACATGTAAGAGAGGCAGAAAAATTGATCGCATCAATGCCTAGTAAAGCTTCAACATCAATTTATCGAACCCTACTTGGCGCTTGTAGAATTGAAGGGGACATTGAAACTGGAAGACGAGTGGTGAAGCGGCTCTTGGCCTTAGAGCCATCTGATTCTGCTTCATATGTTCTTTTATCTAACATGTGTGCTGCTTCAAATTGTTGGGATGAAGTGAGTAATACTCGAAAAATGATGAAGAGAAAAAATGTGAAGAAGGATTCAGGTTATAGTTGGATAATTGTGAAGGAATTTCATGAAAAACATGAAATGTACTAA